The genomic stretch GGCACGCAATTGATACGTTCGCCCATGAGCAAAAAGAAAAAACGGGACGCCGTTAATACCCCTGTTCCAACCCCCAACACTCAAGGCGCACAGATAGCACAAATATCTGGAACTCGCTTTGCGGGTCCTATTCCCCCACCAGACCTATTAAAGGGATACGACGATATCATCCCTGGGGCTGCTGAACGCATTTTGAGAATGGCAGAAGAAGAGGCAGCCCATGCACACCGGATGAATCAGTTAACATTG from Deltaproteobacteria bacterium encodes the following:
- a CDS encoding DUF2335 domain-containing protein; translation: MSKKKKRDAVNTPVPTPNTQGAQIAQISGTRFAGPIPPPDLLKGYDDIIPGAAERILRMAEEEAAHAHRMNQLTLELSAKEVKRGQVSGFGVAIAAFIVATVALFLGLEKAAMTIGGTTIVGLVTVFVTGRKYGAEKPKKE